One region of Azoarcus sp. CIB genomic DNA includes:
- the leuE gene encoding leucine efflux protein LeuE: MFYGVTDLATFILGTIFIVLLPGPNSLYVMSVASRLGVAAGYRGACGIFLGDTVLMVLSATGVASLLQTTPALFMVLKYAGAAYLAWMGIALLRSAISGWRDKAAGTAAAEQAPTDATRPFRTALVISLMNPKAILFFVSFFIQFVDPGYAYPALSFAILGTIVQVCSAIYLSALIFGGAHLAAQFRRRRRLSAAATGGVGGLFIGFGAKLANATLG, translated from the coding sequence ATGTTCTACGGCGTAACCGACCTGGCGACCTTTATCCTCGGCACGATCTTCATCGTTCTGCTGCCGGGGCCAAACTCGCTGTACGTGATGTCGGTCGCCTCGCGCCTGGGCGTTGCGGCAGGCTATCGCGGCGCGTGCGGCATCTTCCTCGGCGACACCGTGCTGATGGTTCTCTCCGCGACCGGCGTCGCATCCCTGCTGCAGACGACTCCCGCGCTGTTCATGGTGCTGAAGTACGCCGGGGCCGCCTACCTCGCGTGGATGGGGATCGCGCTGCTGCGTTCGGCAATTTCCGGCTGGCGCGACAAGGCGGCCGGCACGGCGGCAGCCGAGCAGGCGCCGACCGATGCTACGCGCCCCTTCCGCACCGCGCTGGTGATCAGCCTGATGAACCCGAAGGCGATCCTGTTCTTCGTGTCATTCTTCATCCAGTTCGTCGATCCGGGCTACGCCTACCCCGCGCTGTCGTTCGCGATCCTCGGTACGATCGTGCAGGTGTGCAGTGCGATCTACCTGTCGGCGCTGATTTTCGGCGGTGCGCACCTCGCGGCGCAGTTCCGCCGCCGCAGGCGCCTGTCCGCGGCGGCGACCGGCGGGGTCGGCGGGCTGTTCATCGGCTTCGGCGCGAAACTGGCGAACGCGACGCTCGGCTGA
- a CDS encoding DUF3365 domain-containing protein has product MTIGRLALMAAIASAALPAFAQELALMTEARAAATSLPPRLVTALNDEIAKSGPEGAIPVCRDMAPKMAKEIGASTGWQLKRVTLKARNPQRATPDAWERATLEEFDRRAAAGENPAKLEKGELVEQADGTRAFRYAKALPTQSLCLNCHGPENKLTPAVKARLTEHYPQDRATGYSEGQIRGAIVATKPL; this is encoded by the coding sequence ATGACGATCGGACGCCTGGCCCTGATGGCCGCAATTGCGAGCGCGGCGCTGCCCGCCTTCGCACAGGAACTCGCCCTGATGACCGAGGCACGCGCTGCCGCGACTAGCCTGCCACCGCGGCTCGTGACGGCGCTCAACGACGAAATTGCCAAGAGCGGCCCGGAGGGCGCGATTCCCGTGTGCCGCGACATGGCGCCGAAGATGGCCAAGGAGATTGGCGCGAGCACCGGCTGGCAGTTGAAGCGCGTGACCCTGAAGGCGCGCAATCCCCAGCGCGCGACACCGGACGCATGGGAGCGGGCGACACTGGAGGAGTTCGATCGCCGCGCGGCGGCGGGCGAGAACCCCGCGAAACTGGAGAAGGGCGAGCTGGTCGAACAGGCGGACGGCACGCGCGCGTTCCGCTACGCCAAAGCCCTGCCGACACAGTCCCTGTGCCTGAACTGCCACGGCCCCGAGAACAAGCTCACGCCGGCGGTGAAAGCGCGCCTGACCGAACATTACCCGCAGGATCGTGCGACGGGCTACAGTGAAGGGCAGATCCGCGGAGCCATTGTCGCGACAAAACCGCTGTAA
- the rsgA gene encoding ribosome small subunit-dependent GTPase A — protein sequence MSKPRQNRGTTIEGVIVAAFGRHYEIVVAGQAGQAETRLKCYPRGKKSTFACGDEVEIEATGSDQGVITALKPRRNLLWRSDAFREKLIAANLSQVVLVTATEPGFSDLLISRCIAAAESQHLRTLIVLNKADLAESLPAARRMLAPFEKLGYEVVELSARAGADSLRPYLAGQRSIFVGQSGMGKSTLTNALIPEARAATREISEALNSGKHTTTFARLYPLDGGWLIDSPGLQAFGLAHLTPDELAASFIEFQDHLGKCRFRDCQHESEPGCALQGALAAGTINARRFEHYRQIRDEIRLAKRQSQGW from the coding sequence GTGAGCAAACCCCGACAGAACCGCGGCACGACAATCGAAGGCGTGATCGTCGCCGCCTTTGGCCGCCACTACGAGATCGTCGTCGCGGGACAGGCCGGGCAGGCAGAAACCCGCCTGAAGTGCTACCCGCGCGGCAAGAAAAGCACCTTCGCGTGCGGCGACGAAGTCGAGATCGAAGCCACGGGCAGCGACCAGGGCGTCATCACGGCGCTCAAGCCGCGGCGGAACCTGCTGTGGCGCTCGGACGCATTCCGCGAAAAGCTCATCGCCGCGAACCTCAGCCAAGTCGTGCTGGTGACGGCGACCGAGCCCGGATTCTCGGACCTGCTGATCTCGCGCTGCATAGCGGCTGCCGAAAGCCAGCACCTCAGGACCCTGATCGTCCTCAACAAGGCCGACCTCGCCGAATCCCTGCCCGCCGCCCGCCGCATGCTCGCCCCCTTTGAAAAGCTCGGCTACGAGGTGGTCGAACTGAGCGCCCGCGCCGGCGCCGACAGCCTGCGCCCGTATCTCGCCGGGCAGCGCAGCATCTTCGTCGGCCAGTCGGGCATGGGAAAATCGACGCTCACCAACGCCCTGATCCCGGAAGCCCGCGCAGCGACGCGCGAGATCTCGGAAGCGCTCAACAGCGGCAAACACACGACCACCTTCGCCCGCCTGTATCCGCTCGACGGCGGCTGGCTGATCGACAGCCCGGGGCTGCAGGCCTTCGGCCTCGCCCACCTTACGCCCGACGAACTCGCCGCGAGTTTCATCGAATTCCAGGACCACCTCGGCAAATGCCGCTTCCGCGACTGCCAGCACGAGTCCGAACCGGGCTGCGCCCTGCAGGGCGCGCTCGCGGCGGGCACGATCAATGCACGCCGGTTCGAGCATTACCGCCAGATCCGCGACGAGATCCGCCTGGCAAAACGGCAGTCGCAGGGCTGGTAG
- the dtd gene encoding D-aminoacyl-tRNA deacylase codes for MLAVVQRVSEARVVVDDRITGAIGHGLLVLVCAERGDRRAEADKLLGKILKLRIFSDEAGKMNRSVQDVQGGLLIVSQFTLAADTTGGNRPSFTNAAAPDEGRALYEHFVAEARKAHEQIGTGEFAAEMQVHLVNDGPVTIPMRVAPAT; via the coding sequence ATGTTGGCAGTGGTGCAGCGCGTGTCGGAAGCGCGCGTGGTGGTGGACGACAGGATTACCGGCGCGATCGGTCATGGCCTGCTGGTACTGGTATGCGCGGAACGCGGCGATCGTCGCGCGGAAGCTGACAAGCTGTTGGGCAAGATCCTGAAGTTGCGGATCTTTTCCGACGAGGCCGGCAAGATGAACCGCTCGGTGCAGGACGTGCAGGGCGGGCTGCTGATCGTCAGCCAGTTCACCCTTGCGGCCGACACCACGGGCGGAAACCGGCCGAGCTTCACCAACGCGGCGGCGCCGGACGAAGGGCGCGCGCTGTACGAGCATTTCGTCGCCGAGGCGCGCAAGGCCCACGAGCAGATCGGGACCGGCGAATTCGCGGCGGAGATGCAGGTCCACCTCGTCAATGACGGTCCGGTCACCATCCCGATGCGCGTCGCGCCGGCAACCTGA
- a CDS encoding M48 family metallopeptidase produces the protein MSPEAFSSLFLAAAALTLFARLVLMMRQIRHVHAHREAVPPPFAESITLESHRKAADYTAARMKLGTVDAAIGTAYVLALTLGGGLQAIQDLLAGIFAAGTLAHGVALLAALGIAGWAIELPFSLYRTFGIEKRFGFNRMTPGLYLADLAREAMLAVLIGLPVLAAVLWLMGAMGERWWLWVWLFWLAFNLLALFIWPTFIAPLFNKFMPLADEALKARVEALLARCGFRSRGLFVMDGSRRSAHGNAYFTGFGAAKRIVFFDTLLEKLRPEEVEAVLAHELGHFHHRHIWKRLAVISATSLGLLWLLGWLMGQAWFFAGLGVAPASAGTAVALALFALALPCFTFPAAPLMSYWSRVHEFEADAYAARQTRAADLAQALVKLYRDNASTLTPDPLYSSFFDSHPPAALRVARLRSSS, from the coding sequence ATGTCCCCGGAAGCCTTCTCGTCTCTGTTCCTCGCCGCCGCCGCACTGACCCTGTTCGCCAGGCTCGTGCTCATGATGCGCCAGATCCGGCACGTGCACGCGCACCGGGAAGCCGTGCCGCCTCCGTTCGCGGAGTCGATAACGCTCGAATCACATCGCAAGGCGGCGGACTACACCGCCGCGCGGATGAAACTCGGCACCGTTGATGCCGCTATCGGCACGGCCTACGTGCTCGCCCTCACGCTCGGCGGCGGCCTGCAGGCCATCCAGGACCTGCTCGCCGGAATTTTCGCAGCCGGAACGCTTGCGCACGGCGTCGCCCTGCTCGCGGCGCTCGGCATCGCAGGCTGGGCCATCGAACTTCCATTCTCGCTCTATCGCACCTTCGGCATCGAGAAGCGCTTCGGCTTCAACCGCATGACGCCCGGCCTGTATCTGGCGGACCTCGCCCGCGAGGCGATGCTCGCCGTGCTCATCGGACTGCCCGTCCTCGCCGCCGTGCTGTGGCTGATGGGCGCCATGGGCGAGCGCTGGTGGCTGTGGGTGTGGCTCTTCTGGCTCGCGTTCAACCTGCTTGCGCTCTTCATCTGGCCGACCTTCATCGCGCCGCTGTTCAACAAGTTCATGCCGCTCGCGGACGAGGCCCTGAAGGCACGCGTCGAGGCCCTGCTGGCGCGCTGCGGCTTCCGCTCCCGCGGGCTGTTCGTGATGGACGGCTCCCGCCGCTCGGCGCACGGCAATGCCTACTTCACCGGCTTCGGCGCGGCCAAGCGCATCGTCTTCTTCGATACCCTGCTGGAAAAACTCCGCCCCGAGGAAGTCGAGGCCGTGCTGGCGCACGAACTCGGCCATTTCCACCACCGCCACATCTGGAAGCGCCTCGCGGTCATCTCGGCGACGAGCCTCGGCCTGCTGTGGCTGCTCGGCTGGCTGATGGGACAGGCGTGGTTCTTCGCCGGGCTGGGCGTCGCCCCCGCATCGGCCGGCACCGCCGTCGCGCTAGCCCTGTTCGCGCTGGCCCTGCCCTGTTTCACATTCCCGGCCGCCCCACTGATGAGCTACTGGTCACGGGTGCATGAATTCGAAGCCGACGCGTACGCGGCACGGCAGACACGCGCCGCCGATCTTGCGCAGGCACTCGTCAAGCTCTACCGGGACAACGCCTCGACGCTCACCCCCGATCCGCTGTACTCGAGCTTCTTCGACTCCCACCCGCCGGCCGCGCTGCGTGTAGCGCGACTGCGCTCCTCCAGCTGA
- a CDS encoding CobD/CbiB family protein, which produces MTLLSLIVALLLEQVRPLPVRQIVLDPLHRLSGVLVERFNDGQARNGLVAWLLLVVSVVAGGALAFFLLWVVHPLLAVVFNIAVLYLTMGFRQESHFFTDIHLALRMGELDRARSLLGEWRGGQYVGASSSEVARLAIEEGLVAAHRNVFGVIFWFIVLPGPSGALLYRLARFLCEEWGERNDAEFGQFGRFARKAFEVIDWLPARLTAASFSVVGDFEDAVFCWRTQAMLWADRASGILIAAGAGALGVRLGMPVHESGEIVERPEMGVGEEADADYMQSTVGLIWRALVLCLLMLALLVIAGWVGA; this is translated from the coding sequence ATGACGCTTCTTTCGCTGATCGTTGCGCTGCTGCTAGAGCAGGTACGGCCGTTGCCGGTACGGCAAATCGTTCTGGATCCGCTTCATCGCCTGTCGGGCGTCCTCGTCGAACGCTTCAACGACGGGCAGGCCCGCAACGGCCTGGTTGCGTGGCTGCTCCTCGTCGTTTCGGTGGTCGCGGGCGGTGCGCTCGCCTTCTTCCTGTTGTGGGTCGTCCATCCTTTGCTGGCGGTGGTCTTCAACATAGCGGTGCTCTATCTGACGATGGGCTTCCGTCAGGAAAGCCATTTCTTCACGGACATCCATCTCGCTCTGCGCATGGGCGAACTCGATCGCGCGCGTTCGCTGCTGGGGGAATGGCGCGGTGGCCAGTACGTCGGCGCGAGTTCCAGCGAGGTCGCGCGGCTGGCCATCGAGGAAGGGCTCGTCGCCGCCCACCGCAACGTGTTCGGCGTGATCTTCTGGTTCATCGTCCTGCCGGGACCGAGTGGCGCCTTGCTGTATCGTCTTGCGCGCTTCCTCTGCGAGGAGTGGGGCGAGCGCAATGATGCCGAATTCGGCCAGTTCGGGCGCTTCGCACGCAAGGCGTTCGAAGTGATTGACTGGCTGCCCGCTCGCCTGACCGCCGCATCGTTCTCGGTGGTGGGCGACTTCGAGGACGCCGTGTTCTGCTGGCGCACCCAGGCGATGCTCTGGGCCGACAGGGCGTCCGGTATACTCATCGCGGCAGGTGCGGGCGCGCTCGGTGTGCGCCTCGGCATGCCAGTCCATGAATCCGGCGAGATCGTCGAACGACCGGAAATGGGTGTCGGCGAAGAAGCCGATGCCGACTACATGCAGAGCACCGTGGGCCTGATCTGGCGCGCGCTCGTGCTTTGCTTGCTGATGCTGGCCCTGCTGGTGATTGCCGGCTGGGTTGGTGCCTAA
- a CDS encoding HD domain-containing phosphohydrolase — MNVVIVDDTPTNLELMRMLIERLDGCQPIPFADSGSGLDWCLENDPDLVIVDYLMPKLDGLEFIRHVRREPRHDSLPILMVTADHEKSVRYAALDEGGVDFLNKPVDRMEFLARVRNMLALRRSQRALADRATWLAEEVRRAVAEIHDRERETIVRLARAAECRDPETGTHILRMAHYAQLIAAQMGLPPDFADMLLHAAPMHDVGKLGTPDHILLKPGRHSPEEFEIMKQHTQIGYEILRESSSHAIQMAASIALHHHEKFDGSGYPRGLARDAIPVEGRIVAVADVFDALTSARPYKRAWSLDEARDYLCENRGAHFDPVCVDAFLAVWNEVLEIRERFEDEEETSAAPEPDNEK; from the coding sequence ATGAACGTCGTCATTGTCGACGACACCCCGACCAACCTCGAGTTGATGCGCATGCTCATCGAGCGACTGGACGGCTGCCAGCCCATCCCTTTCGCGGATTCGGGCTCAGGGCTCGACTGGTGTCTCGAGAACGACCCCGACCTGGTCATCGTCGATTACCTGATGCCGAAACTCGACGGCCTGGAGTTCATCCGCCACGTACGGCGCGAACCGCGGCACGACAGTTTGCCGATCCTGATGGTGACCGCGGACCATGAGAAGAGCGTCCGGTACGCGGCACTCGACGAAGGCGGCGTGGATTTCCTCAACAAACCCGTCGACCGCATGGAGTTCCTTGCGCGCGTCAGGAACATGCTCGCGCTGCGGCGCAGCCAGCGGGCCCTGGCCGACCGCGCAACGTGGCTGGCCGAGGAAGTACGGCGCGCCGTCGCGGAGATTCACGACCGGGAGCGCGAGACCATCGTGCGGCTGGCACGCGCGGCGGAGTGCCGCGATCCGGAGACGGGCACCCACATCCTGCGCATGGCCCATTATGCGCAGCTCATTGCGGCGCAGATGGGCCTTCCGCCGGATTTCGCCGACATGCTGCTGCATGCGGCACCGATGCATGACGTGGGCAAGCTCGGAACCCCCGACCACATCCTGCTCAAACCCGGCCGGCACAGCCCGGAAGAGTTCGAGATCATGAAGCAGCACACGCAGATCGGGTACGAGATCCTGCGCGAAAGCAGCTCGCATGCGATCCAGATGGCCGCCTCGATCGCGCTGCATCACCACGAGAAGTTCGACGGCTCGGGCTACCCCCGGGGCCTCGCCAGGGATGCAATCCCTGTCGAAGGCAGGATCGTCGCGGTGGCCGACGTGTTCGACGCGCTGACCTCGGCGCGCCCGTACAAGCGCGCGTGGTCGCTCGACGAGGCGCGCGACTATCTGTGCGAGAACCGGGGTGCGCATTTCGACCCCGTGTGCGTGGATGCCTTCCTCGCCGTCTGGAACGAGGTGCTCGAGATCCGCGAGCGCTTCGAGGACGAGGAAGAAACTTCCGCGGCCCCGGAACCGGACAATGAAAAGTGA
- a CDS encoding Hpt domain-containing protein: protein MKSEPLFDLRSTLDNLGNDVEILRVVAATFVEDAPRLLADLRTALADRDVPMVIRAGHSLKGSAENFGAAALIRAVGALEEAARTNDYTSAIGRLDEVDRLLARLRAELQAL, encoded by the coding sequence ATGAAAAGTGAACCGCTGTTCGACCTTCGTTCGACGCTAGACAACCTCGGCAACGATGTCGAGATCCTGCGGGTCGTTGCCGCGACCTTCGTCGAGGATGCGCCGCGCCTGCTTGCCGACCTTCGCACCGCCCTCGCCGACCGCGACGTTCCGATGGTGATCCGGGCCGGCCACAGTCTCAAGGGGTCGGCGGAAAACTTTGGTGCCGCAGCGCTGATTCGTGCCGTGGGAGCCTTGGAGGAAGCGGCGAGGACGAACGACTACACGTCGGCAATCGGGCGGCTGGACGAGGTCGATCGACTCCTCGCCCGATTGCGCGCAGAGCTGCAGGCCTTGTAG
- the orn gene encoding oligoribonuclease: MAQDQNHLIWLDMEMTGLEPDTDRIIEIAIVITDSQLNTVAEAPVIAVHQPDSVLDGMDQWNRDTHGKSGLTDRVKASTIGEADAEAQMLAFLQQYVPARTSPMCGNSVCQDRRFLARYMPQLEAWFHYRNLDVSTLKELARRWRPEVYKGVVKKGKHEALSDIYESIGELRHYRDNFLRLEG; this comes from the coding sequence ATGGCACAGGATCAGAATCACCTCATCTGGCTGGACATGGAAATGACCGGCCTGGAGCCCGATACCGATCGCATCATCGAGATCGCGATCGTGATCACCGATTCGCAGCTCAACACCGTTGCCGAAGCGCCCGTGATCGCGGTGCATCAGCCCGACAGCGTGCTCGACGGGATGGATCAGTGGAATCGCGACACGCACGGCAAATCCGGCCTGACCGACCGCGTGAAGGCGTCGACGATCGGCGAGGCGGATGCCGAAGCGCAGATGCTCGCCTTCCTGCAGCAGTACGTGCCGGCGCGTACCTCGCCGATGTGCGGCAACTCGGTGTGCCAGGATCGCCGCTTCCTTGCCCGCTACATGCCGCAGCTCGAGGCCTGGTTCCACTACCGCAACCTGGACGTGTCGACGCTGAAGGAACTCGCGCGCCGGTGGCGTCCGGAGGTCTACAAGGGCGTCGTCAAGAAGGGCAAGCACGAGGCGCTGTCGGATATCTACGAATCGATCGGCGAATTGCGCCACTATCGCGACAACTTCCTGCGCCTCGAAGGCTGA
- a CDS encoding acetyl-CoA C-acyltransferase family protein, producing MANREVVVLSAVRSAVGGFGGSLKDMEPAELGGVVVKEAIARAGVDPKQVTFATVGNCIPTESRYAYVARVATIQGGMSMDSVAFAVNRLCGSAQQAIVNSAQAIMLGDADFAIGGGVEVMSRGAYLMPALRNGARMGDAKAIDAMVSVLTDPFGVGHMGITAENLTAKWSISREDQDAFALESQNRAAAAIAEGRFKSQIVPITFETRKGPVVFDTDEHPRMTTMEALGKMKPAFKKDGSVTAGNASGINDAAAFLVLADAAKAAAGGHKPIARLVAYAIAGVPNDVMGEGPIPASKLALQRAGLSLDKIDVIESNEAFAAQSIAVNKGLELDPKKTNPNGGAIALGHPVGATGGVIITKLLHELIRTNGRYGMATMCIGGGQGITTIWERI from the coding sequence ATGGCGAATCGTGAAGTAGTGGTTTTGAGCGCAGTCCGTTCGGCCGTGGGCGGTTTCGGCGGATCGCTGAAGGACATGGAGCCGGCTGAGCTGGGTGGTGTGGTCGTCAAGGAAGCGATCGCCCGCGCCGGCGTCGATCCGAAGCAGGTGACCTTCGCCACCGTCGGCAACTGCATCCCGACCGAATCGCGCTACGCCTATGTCGCGCGCGTCGCGACGATCCAGGGCGGTATGTCGATGGATTCGGTGGCTTTCGCCGTTAACCGTCTGTGCGGCTCGGCGCAGCAGGCCATCGTCAACTCCGCCCAGGCGATCATGCTCGGCGATGCCGACTTTGCGATCGGCGGCGGTGTCGAAGTCATGTCGCGCGGTGCCTATCTGATGCCCGCTCTGCGTAACGGTGCCCGCATGGGCGACGCCAAGGCCATCGACGCGATGGTCTCGGTGCTGACCGACCCGTTCGGCGTCGGCCACATGGGCATAACCGCCGAGAACCTGACCGCCAAGTGGAGCATCAGCCGCGAGGATCAGGACGCCTTCGCGCTCGAGTCGCAGAACCGTGCCGCAGCGGCGATCGCCGAAGGCCGTTTCAAGAGCCAGATCGTTCCGATCACCTTCGAGACCCGCAAGGGCCCGGTCGTGTTCGACACCGACGAGCATCCGCGCATGACCACCATGGAAGCGCTGGGCAAGATGAAGCCCGCGTTCAAGAAGGACGGTTCGGTCACTGCCGGTAACGCCTCCGGCATCAACGATGCAGCTGCCTTCCTCGTGCTGGCCGACGCTGCCAAGGCTGCCGCTGGCGGTCACAAGCCGATCGCGCGCCTGGTCGCCTACGCGATCGCCGGCGTGCCCAACGACGTGATGGGTGAAGGCCCGATCCCGGCCTCCAAGCTCGCTCTGCAGCGTGCCGGTTTGTCGCTGGACAAGATCGACGTGATCGAATCCAACGAAGCCTTCGCTGCGCAGTCGATCGCGGTGAACAAGGGGCTCGAGCTCGATCCGAAGAAGACCAACCCGAACGGCGGCGCGATCGCGCTGGGCCACCCGGTCGGCGCGACCGGCGGCGTCATCATCACCAAGCTGCTGCACGAGCTGATCCGTACCAATGGTCGCTACGGCATGGCGACGATGTGTATCGGCGGCGGTCAGGGCATCACGACGATCTGGGAACGCATCTGA
- a CDS encoding MliC family protein, with protein sequence MNALTITLPAFLIAALLAGCAQTPPAARPVAYACDAGKGFSVTYHPWGDATIDIERMRFSLMREAADGSGERYACGALTLWRSGDTARVDMQGAGVYENCRPGE encoded by the coding sequence ATGAACGCCCTCACGATTACCCTCCCCGCCTTCCTTATCGCCGCATTGCTTGCGGGTTGCGCGCAGACGCCGCCCGCAGCGCGCCCCGTCGCATACGCCTGCGATGCGGGCAAGGGTTTTTCGGTGACCTACCATCCGTGGGGCGACGCGACGATCGACATCGAGAGGATGCGCTTCTCACTGATGCGAGAGGCCGCCGACGGCAGCGGCGAACGTTACGCATGCGGAGCCCTGACGCTGTGGCGCAGCGGCGATACGGCGCGCGTGGACATGCAGGGGGCCGGCGTGTACGAAAACTGTCGCCCAGGCGAATGA
- a CDS encoding class III extradiol ring-cleavage dioxygenase encodes MSTMPTLFVSHGAPTFALEPGEAGRELAALARGIPAPRAILIASPHWMSPVVSVTASDRPETIHDFGGFPAPLYDLRYPAPGEPALAARAIELLAAAGVDAHADPRRGLDHGAWVPLLHMYPDAAVPVVQISMAGRRPASWFHTLGRALAPLRDEGVLIVGSGSLTHNLYEFTGAAAGTTPYVGAFAQWIADTLAAGDVDALLDYRQLAPHAERAHPTDEHLMPLMFAHGAAGAHAGARRLAAADVRYGMLAMDAYVFGAS; translated from the coding sequence ATGAGCACGATGCCCACTCTCTTCGTTTCCCACGGAGCGCCCACTTTCGCCCTGGAACCGGGAGAGGCCGGACGCGAACTTGCGGCCCTTGCGCGGGGGATTCCGGCGCCCCGCGCAATCCTCATCGCCTCGCCCCACTGGATGAGTCCGGTCGTGAGCGTGACGGCGAGCGACCGGCCGGAGACGATCCACGATTTCGGCGGATTCCCGGCGCCCTTGTACGACCTGCGCTATCCGGCGCCCGGCGAACCGGCGCTCGCCGCCCGCGCGATCGAGCTGCTCGCCGCCGCGGGCGTGGATGCGCATGCGGACCCGCGTCGCGGGCTGGATCACGGCGCGTGGGTGCCCCTGCTGCACATGTACCCGGATGCCGCCGTGCCGGTCGTGCAGATTTCGATGGCCGGACGCCGCCCGGCGAGCTGGTTCCACACCCTCGGGCGAGCGCTTGCCCCACTGCGCGACGAAGGCGTCCTGATCGTCGGCTCGGGCAGCCTCACGCACAACCTGTACGAATTCACGGGCGCAGCAGCCGGGACGACGCCCTATGTCGGCGCCTTCGCGCAGTGGATCGCCGACACGCTGGCTGCCGGCGACGTCGACGCCCTGCTCGACTACCGGCAGCTCGCGCCCCACGCCGAACGCGCCCACCCGACGGACGAACACCTGATGCCGCTGATGTTCGCCCACGGCGCCGCCGGGGCGCACGCGGGCGCACGACGCCTCGCCGCCGCCGACGTGCGCTACGGCATGCTGGCGATGGACGCCTACGTCTTCGGCGCAAGCTGA